A part of Petroclostridium xylanilyticum genomic DNA contains:
- a CDS encoding RidA family protein — MDQQNTIKQVVSTDKAPAAIGPYSQAIKVGNMVFTSGQIPISPATGEVIQGDIKAQARQVLDNLQEVLKAAGTSMGNVVKTTVFLKDMNDFTAVNEVYAQYFTGSYPARSCIQVAKLPRDVGVEIEAVALI; from the coding sequence ATGGATCAGCAAAACACCATAAAACAGGTAGTCAGCACTGATAAGGCTCCGGCCGCAATAGGACCTTATTCTCAGGCAATAAAAGTAGGAAATATGGTGTTTACTTCAGGACAGATTCCTATTTCGCCTGCAACTGGAGAAGTTATACAAGGGGATATAAAGGCACAGGCAAGACAGGTGCTGGATAATCTTCAAGAGGTTTTAAAGGCAGCAGGTACGAGCATGGGTAATGTAGTAAAAACTACTGTTTTCCTCAAAGACATGAATGATTTTACGGCAGTAAACGAGGTATATGCACAGTATTTTACCGGCAGCTATCCTGCCCGTTCCTGCATACAGGTAGCTAAGCTTCCAAGGGATGTAGGAGTTGAAATTGAAGCGGTTGCTT